A region from the Desulfitobacterium dehalogenans ATCC 51507 genome encodes:
- a CDS encoding TorD/DmsD family molecular chaperone — protein sequence MMETTQNDTIAILLANRHYLYGLLQHTFGNEPSSQLFEAVTGEHTQDALQLWLNEDSDPSAYLSLLNEVKMALNNDREKTLEHLKSEYTFLFIGPNRLPAPPWESVYRSEERMIFQESTLRVRRAYLEYGFLPSNYPHEADDHLAMELDFMVHLSKLALERFEEERHEDTQKILSSQKKFLEEHLLVWIKDFSREIQNSKTHYFYPQLAALTEKILQVDKVVIQEIMGVI from the coding sequence ATGATGGAAACTACCCAAAATGATACTATTGCGATACTACTTGCCAATCGTCATTACCTTTATGGACTACTACAACACACTTTTGGAAATGAGCCTAGTAGCCAATTGTTTGAAGCCGTTACCGGTGAACACACCCAGGATGCCCTGCAATTATGGCTTAATGAGGATAGTGATCCAAGTGCCTATCTTTCCTTGTTGAACGAAGTGAAAATGGCCTTGAATAATGATAGGGAAAAGACACTGGAGCATTTAAAAAGTGAATACACCTTTTTATTTATTGGTCCTAATAGGCTGCCTGCTCCTCCCTGGGAATCTGTTTACCGCAGTGAGGAAAGAATGATTTTTCAAGAAAGTACACTAAGAGTACGTCGAGCTTATCTGGAATATGGGTTTCTACCGTCAAATTATCCTCATGAGGCGGATGATCATTTAGCGATGGAGCTGGACTTTATGGTTCATTTGAGTAAGCTGGCCCTGGAGCGATTCGAGGAAGAAAGACATGAAGATACTCAAAAGATATTATCCAGTCAAAAGAAGTTCCTGGAGGAACATTTATTGGTCTGGATTAAGGACTTTTCCCGGGAGATCCAAAATTCTAAGACACATTACTTTTATCCCCAGTTAGCTGCCCTGACCGAGAAGATATTGCAAGTGGATAAGGTTGTTATACAGGAAATAATGGGTGTAATCTAA
- a CDS encoding ATP-binding protein, whose amino-acid sequence MSGIKKKIRTPDNLTFSFMLATVIVIIMVMGAKYFWDYHQEMKQAEREMLEKAQIITQQQKALWEFMAINQRKINYDLEGNLEYKFLSCSTVAMGVGAMLAAETDYKLKPTNISYRNILNAPDEFEILGVIHLKKLPTTTEYWAIEDMDGKPVFRYMTPLVIDKFCLDCHGEPKGEIDISGYAKEGLKIGDFAGALSLTMPMDIYLENMHGSQRSNAFFSLVLILVCITCIYLLVTKMVTSSLGELEQAVSKVGAGQWDVNLKDLKARGEIRRLTNHFQNMTEQLKDLYSNLELKVEQRTDELEKANSILKKHQYELEQMNLRLNETNIYKSEFLAVMSHELRTPLTSIIAFTELMLVDLPPQDENNLHILEEIQTNSQILLRLINNILDLAKIEAGKAQLNLEIVDMQDIIALVESVITPLAKSKGIDLSVHVDPHVPLTKADPEKIRRIIENLAGNAVKFTDSGGRIEILVEYNSLTNEIILRVNDNGIGIKEEDQKYIFEKFTQADSSASRKYGGTGLGLSLAKELVELHQGWIKVDSQFGGGSSFIVGIPIQNLE is encoded by the coding sequence ATGAGCGGCATCAAGAAAAAAATCAGGACTCCCGATAACTTAACCTTCAGCTTTATGCTGGCTACTGTGATTGTAATTATTATGGTTATGGGTGCCAAATATTTTTGGGATTATCATCAAGAGATGAAGCAGGCTGAACGAGAGATGCTTGAAAAGGCCCAGATTATCACCCAACAGCAAAAAGCCCTTTGGGAATTCATGGCCATTAACCAACGTAAAATCAATTATGATCTCGAAGGTAATTTAGAATATAAATTTCTCAGTTGCTCGACAGTGGCTATGGGGGTAGGTGCCATGCTGGCTGCCGAAACAGATTATAAATTGAAACCTACAAATATTAGCTATCGAAATATACTGAATGCGCCGGATGAATTTGAGATTCTGGGAGTCATCCATCTTAAAAAACTTCCTACGACCACTGAATATTGGGCTATAGAAGATATGGATGGCAAGCCTGTTTTCCGTTATATGACTCCCCTGGTCATTGATAAGTTCTGTTTGGATTGTCATGGAGAGCCGAAAGGTGAAATCGATATCTCCGGCTATGCTAAAGAAGGTTTGAAAATCGGAGATTTTGCGGGAGCACTGAGTTTGACCATGCCCATGGATATTTATCTGGAGAATATGCATGGTAGTCAAAGGAGCAATGCTTTCTTTTCCTTGGTGCTTATTTTGGTGTGCATTACCTGTATTTATTTATTAGTGACTAAAATGGTTACAAGCTCCCTTGGGGAATTAGAGCAGGCTGTTTCCAAAGTGGGGGCAGGCCAATGGGATGTTAATCTAAAAGACCTAAAGGCCAGAGGTGAAATCCGCAGGCTGACCAATCATTTTCAGAATATGACGGAACAGCTGAAGGATCTCTACAGCAACCTGGAATTGAAAGTCGAGCAACGGACGGATGAATTAGAAAAGGCTAACTCCATCTTAAAGAAACACCAATACGAACTGGAGCAAATGAACCTACGCCTTAACGAAACCAATATCTATAAATCTGAGTTTTTGGCCGTGATGAGTCACGAACTGCGAACTCCTCTCACCTCTATTATTGCCTTTACCGAACTTATGTTAGTGGATTTGCCGCCCCAGGATGAGAATAATCTTCATATCCTTGAGGAGATACAGACCAATAGTCAAATCCTGCTCCGACTGATCAATAATATCTTGGATCTGGCAAAAATCGAAGCCGGCAAGGCACAATTGAATCTTGAAATCGTCGATATGCAGGATATTATCGCTTTAGTAGAAAGTGTCATTACTCCCTTAGCTAAAAGCAAAGGCATTGATTTAAGTGTTCATGTGGATCCCCATGTTCCTTTAACCAAAGCGGATCCTGAAAAAATTCGCAGAATTATCGAGAATCTCGCCGGTAATGCGGTTAAATTCACTGACTCGGGAGGAAGAATTGAGATTCTTGTTGAATATAATTCTCTCACAAATGAAATCATTCTCAGGGTCAATGATAATGGCATTGGGATAAAAGAGGAGGATCAGAAATACATCTTTGAAAAGTTTACCCAAGCAGATAGCTCCGCTTCTCGAAAATATGGAGGCACCGGATTAGGACTCTCTCTTGCCAAAGAATTGGTTGAACTGCATCAGGGTTGGATTAAGGTAGATAGCCAATTCGGCGGTGGAAGCAGCTTTATCGTGGGTATTCCTATTCAAAATTTAGAATAA